Below is a genomic region from Nitrospira sp..
CGCTATCCCGATCGGCCGATTCCTCCGTTGATGCGACATCCCCTTCCGTCGAGCCCCTATCTGATGTTCCAGCATTCACAGATGTTGTCCAGCACGCTCGACGACGGCGTGGTGGGGTTGATGGATCCGGCGCATGGCCCCTATGTGCATCAGAGCGGTTTGTGGCGGAAGCCCGCCAGCCAGCACGACAAAGCGAAGACCTTTGAGCCGATCCCGAACGGGTTCCGGATGATCGGCCATGCGCCGTCGAAAAACAGTCCGCCGTATCAACTGTTGAAGTGGGTTTCCGGGGGAGAATTACGCACCACCATCGATTTCGTGTTGCCGAATCAGCGGTATGAGTTCATCCAATGCGGTTCGCTGTGGGTCTCGATCCGGGTCTTGATGACGCCGATTACCGAACACGAAACCCGCATGGATTTCTGTGCGGCCTGGAATGCCTTCCGTTGGCTGCCGTTCGGCAAGTCGATTTTCAGATATTTCGCCAAGGGCTTTCTGGCGCAGGACAAGGTGGCGATGGACCGCCAGTCGATCGGGCTCAAGCACAAGC
It encodes:
- a CDS encoding aromatic ring-hydroxylating dioxygenase subunit alpha → MSTVLEQDTTPLRSPPLLGFWYAAAPSSDVAPGAMKGVVLLSTPILLCRTKDGGVSAMLDLCPHRGMPLSFGRMDGDRVECYYHGWQFGTDGRCTAIPSLVSDSPIDPKKICVTSYPCQDQDGYIWVYMADSRYPDRPIPPLMRHPLPSSPYLMFQHSQMLSSTLDDGVVGLMDPAHGPYVHQSGLWRKPASQHDKAKTFEPIPNGFRMIGHAPSKNSPPYQLLKWVSGGELRTTIDFVLPNQRYEFIQCGSLWVSIRVLMTPITEHETRMDFCAAWNAFRWLPFGKSIFRYFAKGFLAQDKVAMDRQSIGLKHKPPFRLVGDADQQAKWYHKLKAAHVASLQTGQPFEHPLKGPVTLRWRS